The following DNA comes from Lemur catta isolate mLemCat1 chromosome 19, mLemCat1.pri, whole genome shotgun sequence.
GGTTACATGATATATGTATGTGTCAAAACACAGAGACTGCGTATTAAAAAGGATGAGTTTTACTGTACATAAataatatcttaataaaaatgttttataagtaCTAAGTGACCGCCATGTGCCATAGGCCTTGAGTCTAGACACTTGGGGTACAAACAGGAATCTCAATGAGTTTTCATGGATGGGAACTACTCCAGAGCCTACAGATCAGATCATTCACATATATAACTGAAAGTTTCCTGTAGCACAATTTTCAAAATGCAGGTGTTTAAAAGGGAAGAATCAAATTCAGATTCAAGTAAATCCCAGCTGGGATAGCACAAGTAGGGAAATATATTCCCTAGCACCCAGCCTGAAAAGCTTTGATGAAGATTCCATGAGCATATACAGTGAAACCTAATATAATTGGAAGAGTAAAAAGAGAGTGGTAGTCACAGAGAGATATTACACCCAGGACACCAAAAGTCCTAATAAAGTAAAAGTCAGCCACACATTAAAGAAACAGAGCAGCAGGTGGTAGCTAGCCCTTACTGAGCACTTAGTCTGTGCCTAGCAATGTACCAATGGGTGCATAAgcagttatctcatttaattctcccaaaaGCTCTATGATGATTCCAGTGGCTTTAAagtatgtccacaaattctttaatACTTTTCCTTTCAGGAGGTAGAGCCTAACTTCCTTCCTCTTGAGTATGGGCTGGACAGAGTGATGCAATtctaataaacagaataaaagaaaaaacgaTGGCTTGCAATTTAGGACACTGGCTCCTAAAAAGTATGGTGTTCCTCTTTACTTGCTTTATTTTGGATCACTCGCTTTGAGGGAAAttagctgccatgttgtgagggcATTCAAGCAGTCTACAAAGAGGTTTGTGCGCCAAGAACTGAAGTTTCCTGCCAAGAACCAGCAAAGAACCGAGGCTTTCTGCTCATAGCAATGTGAGTTAGCCCTCTTGGAAGTAGATTATCCAGCCCACATCAAGCTTCCAGATGGCTACAGCcacatgagagaccctgagccagaactgCCACCTAAACTGCTCCTAAATTCCTCACCCACAGAAAccgtgaaataataaatgtttgttgctctAGATCATTAAGTTTTGGGTTAATTTGTGATGCAACAGCATGTTTTATTATTACTCCCACTTTACCcacaagaaaactgaagttctAAGAGGTTCCgcaacttgccaaaggtcacagagCTCATTAACAGCTATAGAGCTAGGTTCAAATCCAAGGCCCACACTGCTAATCAGCACatggttaaatattttttgtgaCAGCAACCAAACTCaccataaaaagattttttatcatttaacttGGTCCTACCAGCATTATTATATGGTAATTCAATTTAACTCCATAAACCTCAAATTCAAAAACTTACCCACTATAATAAAATTTCCACACTTAGATACACATGCTGAGGATTCAATTCGATCTCCCAAAATCTGTTCCCATTTCACCTTCCCCGAGTAAAGGTCAATGGCCTTCATTCTGTGAGAATGGGAGCCAATGTACACAGTTGCAGATGACTTATCAAAAGCTGGTATTACAACTAGTGGTGAAGCGTCTACACATTTGCCCGTGTCTGACCTCCACCTCACACGTAACTCCATTTTCTCTGCCTCTATCACAGGTTTTCCCTCTTTAGGAACTATTGCAACAAAGGATGGATTTTCTGACTTCCCAGTAAGAGCTGGAGGACTTAAGCTTTTCAAACTTTGAATGTCAGTCTGTGACATTAAGTCAGAAGAACAGACTGAAGGGAAGTGCCCTAACTTAGTTAAAGACATAGTAGTATTCAGAGACAAAATCTGACTCCCTCTGCTGAGTGCAACAAAAGCCTTAATCTCACTATTGCAATTTAAACTCATGGCAGATTTCTGATGTAAAGATTTTCCACCAGCTTCCTCTTGGTTGATGTCGCTGAGTTTCCTTTTTGTGGCACAACTCTTGCTGAATGTCAGGTCTTCATCTGGAAACAGCGTGTGAAGGATGTGATTGTAAATCTCTAAAATGGAACTGCTGAGAATCATTTCCAGAAGCCCGGGTACTGATGTACCAGTAAGTTTTTCAATCTCATTGAGGAGTCGTATGGATTTTAAGGAATCGCCACCACTATTTAAGAAGAGTGATTCATCAGGAACCTTCGAAAGATCTTCTGAGAGACTCAGAATAGACTACAgatgagagaagggagaaaatggTGACATAAAGGCCTAAAACCAAAAGACTTCAACATTTACAGGTGACATACAGAGGTGATAGTAACTATATTAATgatataatatagaatatttttaataataaaaataaagttttaaatcattttctttaaaggagaCCATCACCATACTAATTTTGTCATAAACTGACTCAAACACTGCAAAATACCTCAAATACTTCCTTTTAGAGAAGTTTTCCTACCCATAAACTTGGGAATAGAGTTACAAAAACATCTGATTTACTAATTATAAAGCCCACAAGATACTATTTGCTGATATTTCTATACTATGGgaataatatttatctttatcttCTTCATATAAATCAACATTACTTGTCAAGAATCTAAAAATGAAGTGGATAAGGCTTTTATCTAGATAGCTCTATTTTTAGACAAGACTATACAATTATATCCTCTTTTCAGGTccctttagaaaagaaaaatctacatttttatctAAGAAAAATTGTTAGCCTATTGagacatatatattaaaaagtaaattctctTAAGCAGAAACACATGTTGTTACTGAAACTTCTTTTGGAATAATGATGTAAGCCCTAATGATAACAGATAACAGATTGTGACATAGCAAGATTTGGCTATTTTCTCAACCCTGACAAAAGTGTTACTGTACTCCACTGCCCCTCTTAGAGAAAACTTATGTCGAGACAGCCTTTGTcaggcgggcatggtggcttctctgggaggccgaggtgggtggatcatttgagctcaggagttcgagaccagcctgagcaagagtgagaccctgtttctactaaaaatagaaagaaattatatggacagctaaaaatatacatagaaaaaaattagccgggcatggtggcgcatgcctgtagtcccagctactcgggaggctgaggcaggaggatcgcttgagcccaggagttggaggttgctgtgagctaggctgacgccatggcactctagcctgggcaacagagtgacattctgtctcaaaaaaaaaaaaaaaaaaaaaaagacagccttTGTCTACTTGTGCCTTTTATGACTACCTCACTTCCAATAAATTTCTTTGTGGGGAGCTTAATCTAATCTTATAGTAGAGAATCTAAGgtttattttaatacaaattgAATAAATCTGTATTATAGCTATACTACCTAACATCTGGACAGCAATACAATTCTTAGAAAATTTTATCCAACTAATTAAGATATCATTCCCTAAAGACACAAGATGACCTCTTTACAATAATAAATTTGTAGCTTAAAAGTTGTACCTTCCACAAATACTGTAATTTTTCCCAAAGTTCCTCTTTTCCATTGAGCTTACACTCAGACTTCACGTTTATGTAGTTTAAATATATCTTGTTTAACTCAGAAACATCAATCTTTCCttaacataaaagagaaataacaaatgttttaaagtaacatttttaaatttcacctcAAAGCCTTTATATATTCATTAGTCACACACATTTTTCATTGTAAAGCTTAGAAATCCCATAGAATAAAGCGTTTGTCATAGATAATCAATTCTAAGGAAAGTAGTCTGACCCTACCAAGAATGTAGAGGGTAACagctaagaaaagagaaaaagaggagttAATGGTTGTCTAATTTAAAGAGCTAAAGAAATGGTTGCCTTAACTGAGCAATTACTGCATTTTGAAgcatatattaagtaaaaatgaaattgggaaggcaatatattaataatacagtaaTTAAGAGtctatattttgaagtcaaataGTCTCTGACAGAATTCCAGTTCTaccactgtgatggttaattttatgtgtcaacctgagTGGGTCATGGGGTGCCAGATTAAACATTGTTTCCGGGAGTGATGTGAGAGTGCTTCTGAATGAGATTAGCATATGAACTGGTGGACTCAATAAAGTGGGTTGCCCTCCCCAAAGTGGCTGGACATCATCCAATCTGCTGAATGGCTgcatagaaaaaatacaaagaaaagaagaatttatcCCTTTTCCAATTTTTCCCTGCCTCACTGCTCAACCTGGGacatctcatctcatcttctTCTGCCCTTGAATTAGGATTTACATCATCACttcctctggttctcaggccttagGACTCAGACTTAACTACATGACCAGcttcccagggtctccagcttatAGATGCCACATTGGTAGACTTCACAGCCTCCATAATCGCATGAActaattcctcataataaatctcctttttACATATCTCtttattagttctgtttctctggagaaccctgactactATCACCACCGACTAGCAAAATGATTTTGGGaaaattcattgtctttttttttgtttttgagatgggggtctcactatgttgcctaggctgaagcGCAGTGGATACTTGTAAGTGCAATCATAGCATACTATAGTCTTCAAGacatccttccacctcagcctcccgagtggctgggactacaggtacatgacCAGCCTAAGGACTTAACTTCTTAaagctttattttcctcatctgtaaatgggaataataccacCTACCCACACGATTTTCTGAAGATAAAAGGAATTATACAAAGCACTTAGTATCACttataataataaagatttaTGTGACCATTAAACTAGTTATGAATACAATTAGTATTATTTGCTAATGAAACATATCTGCTTTAAATGATTTTACCATGAGAAGTAAATGGTAGAACATCAATCAAAACAAGTTCATCTGGGATTGCATGACTTGGAAGATGTCTCTGTAGTTCTTGGAAGATGTAATCCTTTACTAAATTATCTTTGGACACCATGAAGAGAATTAATTTTTCCTGATTATACCATGTAACTGCACAAGACTCCACGTACTGAAGTTCTTCAGCAACCTATAAGAGAGATTATCCAAATATGCCAATGTGGACATTTAAAAACAAGCTTCCTaaatactcaattttttttatgtCTAAAATCAAAATAGTTGaattaaattttggaatatacttaagatttttaaaaaattggttgcTGTTACTACTAGCACACaggtttcttaatatttttcaaaaataatagatattaaaagaaaacaagcccATTTATTTTCACAGATATCAGAATCCACTCTGTCACTTATTTAAGGAATAACCATCTCTTCATGCTGGGAATAAGAAGCACATTGACTTATCCATACCTTTTACTGTACTTCATCACTAACAAAAATCTTAGGTGTACATAATAGAGAACCCTAGCACAAAAAATTGGTGGTGGTTGCTTCTAATACCTTCAGTGTATTAATagagatttaatatttaaatagttgTACCCGTTGCACAAGTTCAATGTTAAGACGTTTGCCATGACGTTTGATCTGACTGTCCTTTCGTCCCAAGAAAAATATCTCTCCATCTTTCACAGTCACAAAGTCTCCTGTGGCTCGCATTGTGCCACGTGGTAGTCTCACTTCATCATCAAGAAAACACACTCTGTTTCTGCCACCTTCCCAAGATATAAACACCAATGTCATAAAAGTCATGGGAAATAGattaaaaatcatcaaatcaaGAACATCTCCAAAAGTTGTTCCTAAGCTTCAAAATCTGAGTATTTATATTAAAAGGGTAGTTCACTTTTAAATGTTACCTGATAAAATTAGACACAATTTCCTCGGTAACTAAGCAaagggataaaataaaatttatttctaaaaatacatatgggattttaaaaaattcttagaatactgattaaatatgattttggctataaatatgaatataaaggTCCAAGTtatagtttctaaatatttttattagagtaTTAGACATTGTTAGCTGAAATATGTGTGGTACTTTATTCAATGTTTCATGACTGAAACTGAGATTAAAAATTAtcagctgggcagggtggctcaagcctgtaatcctggcactttgggaatcttaggtgggaggattgcttggggctgggagtttgagatcagcctgggcaacacagtgagacccccatctctaaaaaaaaaaaaaaaaaaaatgttaaaattagccaggtgtggtggcacacacctgtagtcctaactacttgggaggctaaggcaggaggatcgcttgagatcaggagtttgagggttgcagtgagctatgactgggatcactacactccagcctgggtgacagagggagactctgtctctaaaaaaaaaaaattattatcacTGAAAAGCATACTAGACataataaaaacaggaaaagaataaaatttacatatcagatttttttcttaaaaaaaattattctcaatgaacaaatataaaacaacctAAAAATACTTGGCCATTGCCTTCTTGAATTGTGAAACCATTAGTATCTCTGACTTCAACTACTGTTCCAAGCAGTGGAAATCCCAGTTGTACAGGCATTTCACATCTacaaaaaacacaacccaaaggagatttaaaatttttcatttgaaaagagtATTTCCCAATGTATTTAAtcacattataagaaaaaaaaaagtttgttatgCTATAGTTCAAAGACTGCCAAGAGGAAAAGGTTAGGTGGAAAGGTTATCATATGTTATCCATTATTGTTCAGTTACAAAAAGTTCTAGCAGGATCTCAGCACTAGTTAATAAGAAAGgttggctgggcgcagtgactcacgctTATAATCtaagtactctgggaggctgaggcgggaggatcactcgaggtcaggagtttgagaccagcctgagcaagagcaataccccgtctctactaaaacatagaaagaaatgatctggacagctaaaaatatatagaaaaaataagccaggcatggtggcacatgcctgtagtcccagctactcgagaggctgaggcaggaggatcacttgagcccaggagtttgaggttgctgtgagctaggctgatgccacggcactctagtgcaggcaacatagtgagactctgtctcaaaaaaaaaataaacaaataaataagaaaggttGTGCATTCCCAACCTAAAATACTagttaaaatagtttttctggccgggcgcggtggctcatgcctgtaatcctagccctctggaaggccaaggcgggtggatcacttgaggtcaggagttcaagaccagcctgagcaagaccccgtctctactaaaaatagaaataaattatctggacaactaaaaatatatatagaaaaataagccgggtatggtggcgcatgcctgtagtcccagctactcggaaggctgaggcagtaggatcgcttgagcccaggagtttgaggttgctgtgagctaggctgacgccacggcactcactctagcccaggcaacaaagtgagactctgtctcaaaaaaaaaaaaaaaatagtttttctaaaattattaccCCAGTGCCTATTAAAAACACTGTTAGTATTAAGATCCTGGAAATATACAGTCTCTCTTCTTTCTATTTAGTATAATTGAAACTCTTACTTCAAATTAGAGTTAAGAATCTTCTCTGGAATCCTGTAAAAGGTCGCCCAACTGGACACTTCAGTGATAccataaacattaaatatttgtgttttattgcCTTCTCCTCTCCAGCTTTTGAGAACAGTCAATGATGGAAATGCTTCGCCACCAAGAGCTAATACTCGAAGGGAAGTACTGGCTGATAAAACAGTTGATTTGATAAGCTGCGCTCCAAATCTTCTAAGCAATGTTGGTGTTGCCTatagatacattaaaaattagttatttctTGCCTCTCACttctttaaaaaggtaaacacTGTAATGATTAGTTCAAAACTTAACATTTGTAGTCCACATGGAAATTAAGATTGTGTTTATTAAATGGCAAATCACATCTGGAAAACTACTGAGGCAGCTTTATCTTCTTAATGTGGATAACGGTTATGCCTTAGAAAAAAGCTTAAGCAAAAACATCAGTTACATTTCATTATATAGTTTAcacaaaaatgtttacatataaaaaggataaaatctaCAAAGTCAATTTACACTTCTTTTCCCATTTGCTCTATGTATACAAAGTATATCAAGGGGTTAAAAATGTGCCTAAGCAAAGCAATATGAATAAAGATATTTAACAACAGCATTACTGAGGTATAACTGATATGtaataaactattttaagtatacaatttaaGTTCTGATATATGGCATAtaccatgaaaccatcaccacaatccaaaTAATGAACATACcacctgtcttagtccatttggattactataacaaaaattacatagactgggtaatttataaacaacagaaatctattgctcacagttctgaaggctgggaagtccaagatcaaggggctggcaGATTCAGCGTCTAGTGAGGGCTGtctgcttcatagatggcaccttcttgctgcttcctcacatggtgaaagggacAAACAAGCAACCTCAGGTCTCAGGCCTCTTTTTAGTGGGcttggggtctcactatgttgcccaggctgatctagaactcctgagctcaagcaatctcccacctcagcctccaaagtagctgggactccaagCATGTGTCACTGCGCCCAGCACTCAGgcttcttttataaaggcactaatcccattgacgagggccccaccctcatgacctagtcacctcctaaaggccccacacCTTAATACCAATAcactggggattagatttcaacacgTGAATTCTGGAGGAACACAAACATCAGACCACAGCAATATCTATCACCCCTTAAATTACCTGTGTACCACTATAATTCTTCTCTCCAAATAGACCCTTTCTGTAGACAACCACTGATGTATTTTCTGTCAGTATATACCAGCTggcatgttgtatgattccatttatataaatgtaatcttAATATTGAAACTTCCAATCTATAAACATGAAATGTCTCTCTATTTAGGTCTGTGATTTCTATTAacaatgctttatagttttcagtatacaagtctTGCTCTTCTTTAagtttattcctattttatagttttcgatgctattgtaaatattattttcttaattttacttttagatATCTCTTtaatagaaaggaaaacatatacaaacatgtagaaatatataagtacatatatacacacataaggACAGGTGTgctggctcccacctgtaatcccagcactttgggaggccaaggcaggaggatcacttgagtccagaagttcaagaccagcctaggcaacatagtgagaccctgcctctaccaaaaaaaaaaaattagtcatgcACAGTGACATGCACCTGGAGTCCTAGcgacttgggaagctgagactgGACgatccattgagcccaggagtttgaggttacagtgacctatgatcctgggtgacagaataagaggttgtctctaaaacaaattaaaaattaaaaatatatgttctttttttttaggtCTGAGTTCCTGTGGGTCATCCTGTGTCTACATAGACCAGTGGTCAACCAGTGATTAGACAGATTGTCCACACAAATAGATAGGGAAGGAGCTCATTCAAAGTTCAGGTCATTCTCAAGCCTGACTCAGCTTTTACTTTCTATGGGTCCTTTCACATCTCTTATGTGCATACACGCAGCCTCAGGGCCGGTCAGGAATGTGCGTGGGCGCTCTCCGGTCTCTAATTCGCACTAGTGAAGCCTCCGCCAGGAATGTGCCCGTCCCACCATCACTGCAGTCTCAGGCTATGAGAGCCACTGCCCCTGCCTGCTGGCCCACTCAAGACCATCATTTCCACAGACGCTGCTGCTGCTCGTGGGCATTACCTACTATTACCAACTGAGTGAGCCGCCTTTAAACAGACCGGACTTGTGTGTGGCTGGgttggggcaggggtggtgggagCAGATGTAGGCCAGAATGCCACAGGGTTCCACCATTCTTACACAAAattcagcagtttttaaaaacataaatgcttcTCAGATTGTTGTATGCCTTTGGTCAGTTTCTAAAGTGTTGAAATGCTTGCTTTTATCAATTTTTACAGCTTTATCGTTGCCTTTTGGGGACAGGACCTGCCAATCTCTTCTCCAAAAGTCCTATgtgaataaagatttttaaatggtttctttcaaaaaaatctacaaagacCCCTAACAGACAACttgaattttaattaagaaaGATGATTAAGGTCATGGCTTGTTAAAATATGTAAGTAGTAGAATGATCCTACAATCCCAGTATGTACTTACTATTCCAGATTACTCTCTGGGAATTTAGCACCTCTATTCACTCTCAAAAGATTCTGGGTTTTAGTAATAAATTATAATGGCAACCGTATTTGTAAGACATTCTAAATCATGCTATTAACTGTTACACCAAGAGTTTTGTCACAAGGAAAATCTCTTGTCAAATGAAGGCTGAAATGGTCCTAGCTCTCCATTTTCACTAGggaaatttcaaatgttctgGCCTAATTTCTGGTGTTAAGGATAATTTCAACTTTGAACTCAACAAATAAATGCACACAACTATGAATATTTGGCaagataaaatgttaatagaaatCCTTTTCAGATACTCATAAACTGATACGGTAAGTTTAGAGGTAGAATCCAAGTCAACATCCTTTGCAACTAAATCATTCTAGATATAAAAAACCTGACTtagcaaataatagaaaaaatagagaaggTTAAGTCTCCcaaattttataaggaaaaacagaaaacactgtTATGCTTTCATATTCCTAGCTAGCAACTTAAAAGCCTAAGATTTCactctaattaaaatattttacttttaaaaggcacgtgatttatttattcattcattcatccatttattttgagaagaggtcttgctatatcacccaagatggtctcaaactcctggggtcaagtgatcctcccatctcagcctcctgagtagctgggatgacaggcacaagccaccatgcccagctcaagGGCAacaagattaaataatataacttTGTTTTACCCAGAgcatgtaaatgtaaaatgtccCAATACACTTTAGCTTTGTAACAAACCAAAAATCAAGGCTTTCTTTCCCAAAAAACTTCTTACCCGTCAAACAAATAaaagaggtctttttttttttttttttttttttttgagacagggtttcactctgtccaggctggaatgcagtagcaccaccagagctcactgcagccttgaactcctgagttcaagtgatcctcccacctcagcctccagggatTACAAGCCACCCCACCTAGCTAAAAGAGGTCTTTAATTTCCTCAAAAGCTTAGTCCACTTTACCTTGGGGCCTTCTCCCCCATAATAACTCACGATGCTCCATTCTTTCCAATTTTCAAAGCTTTAGTAGTATGTGTTCAAGACATTTTAAGATCCATGCTTCATGTCCAATTAGGTCTTGGTAAGGTTATTGTCTATAAATAAAATCTGTACAGggagctcttttttaaaaaagtatatcttAAGGCAAAAATCCTTGATGACTTATATATTACTTGATAAGAAATTTGACCTAGTAGAGAAAAGATGAAACCTGACAACAAAGCTGAAATTCACTCTAAGAAAAGACATGCATCTTACACAACGGAAAGGATAGGAAAGAATAGTCTGTCAGCTTTTATACCTCTCTTTCTTACTCAAACCAAGTCAAATGTGATGAGAATATTCCAAGTAAGTATtgtaagttaaataaaatcatcACGAAACTATACACAAAATTTGCCATATTCTGGGAACAGAGTTAGTAAGTTTACATCAGTTAAACTGATCTGACCCCAAAAAGGTTAAATTAAAAACTGCTAAAGTAAATTTATCTGAGATTATGTTAAAACATTAAGCAAGGGGATGAAATTTAAAGAGTAGAATTCACTGACTTGACACTGAAGAAAAGTCTCCTTCCCTTTTAGTAACTATCACTCAAATCTACGAAGGCAAATGTTTCCTGAGAAATATGTTCCTTGAATTttactagaaaacaaaacagttaaaaaaaaaaaaaagaaaacaaaacagttatAGTAAAATCTTACCCAGTTCACAGAATGACTCACCAGAAGATGAGGATTTATAAACATTGATACCCAACAAGCCACACTGCTGTACTCTATATTAGGATGAAAAACACACTGCCTAAAAAAAGTCATAAAGTATCAAAATTTGTCTTTGGAGCAGAAATTTAACATTCCCTCAAGTCTCATTACACTAGATAAAAACCCGATATTGTTTACCAAAACAGACAATGGAAACTAATAATTAagaggcacacatgcacacaggtgcacacatatacacactgcTGTTGTCTGAACGTCTGTGTCAAAATTCATACACTGAAATCCTAACCGGGCTTGGGGTGAGGAACCTGCccgcggccttctgatttcaagattgttctaaTTTAAGCAccaaggaggcaagaaaagctttatctttctcttctgcatccttttaaataaaagaatatattggccgggtgtgatggctcatgcctataatcctagcactctgggagaccgaggagggaggatcacttgaggtcaggagtttgagactagcctcagcaagagtgagacctccacctctactaaaaatagaaaaattagccaggcatggtagcatgcagcATGTGGtagcatgtagtcccagctactagggaggctgaggcaggaggatcacttgggcccaggaatttgaggttgcagtgagctatgataatgccacggcactctagctcaggcaacagaacaagactttgtctccaacaacaacaacaaaaaggatacgttatgtaaaatttggattcagtcaaaaggccacacttaaggacctagaagtcCATTCTGGCCTTAAGGCtgcaagttccccacccctgcgcaagagggaggtgattaggttgtGCAGGCAGAGCCTTCATTAATGAgattaatgcctttataaatGAGGCCTGAGAGCCCCTTCActccttccatcatgtgaggatacagtgtAAAGACAGTAGTCTGTGAATCAGTGAGCAGGGCCTCACCAGACCTCAAATCTGCTGATGACTC
Coding sequences within:
- the AASDH gene encoding beta-alanine-activating enzyme isoform X8, producing MEHRELLWGRRPQGGRNRVCFLDDEVRLPRGTMRATGDFVTVKDGEIFFLGRKDSQIKRHGKRLNIELVQRVAEELQYVESCAVTWYNQEKLILFMVSKDNLVKDYIFQELQRHLPSHAIPDELVLIDVLPFTSHGKIDVSELNKIYLNYINVKSECKLNGKEELWEKLQYLWKSILSLSEDLSKVPDESLFLNSGGDSLKSIRLLNEIEKLTGTSVPGLLEMILSSSILEIYNHILHTLFPDEDLTFSKSCATKRKLSDINQEEAGGKSLHQKSAMSLNCNSEIKAFVALSRGSQILSLNTTMSLTKLGHFPSVCSSDLMSQTDIQSLKSLSPPALTGKSENPSFVAIVPKEGKPVIEAEKMELRVRWRSDTGKCVDASPLVVIPAFDKSSATVYIGSHSHRMKAIDLYSGKVKWEQILGDRIESSACVSKCGNFIIVGCYDGLVYVLKSSTGEKYWIFTTEDAVKSSATMDPTTGLLYIGSHDQHAYALDIYKKKCVWKLKCGGTVFSSPCLSLIPHHVYFATLGGLLLAINPASGNRIWKHSCGKPLFSSPQCCLRYVCIGCVDGNFLCFTHLGEQVWQFSTSGPIFSSPCTSPSEQDVFFGSHDCFIYSCNMEGHLRWKFETTSRVYATPFVFHNQSHSNDRLLAAASTDGKLWIVDSQTGQLQSVYELPGEVFSSPVVWESMLIIGCRNNYVYCLDLLGGNKK
- the AASDH gene encoding beta-alanine-activating enzyme isoform X9; the encoded protein is MRATGDFVTVKDGEIFFLGRKDSQIKRHGKRLNIELVQRVAEELQYVESCAVTWYNQEKLILFMVSKDNLVKDYIFQELQRHLPSHAIPDELVLIDVLPFTSHGKIDVSELNKIYLNYINVKSECKLNGKEELWEKLQYLWKSILSLSEDLSKVPDESLFLNSGGDSLKSIRLLNEIEKLTGTSVPGLLEMILSSSILEIYNHILHTLFPDEDLTFSKSCATKRKLSDINQEEAGGKSLHQKSAMSLNCNSEIKAFVALSRGSQILSLNTTMSLTKLGHFPSVCSSDLMSQTDIQSLKSLSPPALTGKSENPSFVAIVPKEGKPVIEAEKMELRVRWRSDTGKCVDASPLVVIPAFDKSSATVYIGSHSHRMKAIDLYSGKVKWEQILGDRIESSACVSKCGNFIIVGCYDGLVYVLKSSTGEKYWIFTTEDAVKSSATMDPTTGLLYIGSHDQHAYALDIYKKKCVWKLKCGGTVFSSPCLSLIPHHVYFATLGGLLLAINPASGNRIWKHSCGKPLFSSPQCCLRYVCIGCVDGNFLCFTHLGEQVWQFSTSGPIFSSPCTSPSEQDVFFGSHDCFIYSCNMEGHLRWKFETTSRVYATPFVFHNQSHSNDRLLAAASTDGKLWIVDSQTGQLQSVYELPGEVFSSPVVWESMLIIGCRNNYVYCLDLLGGNKK
- the AASDH gene encoding beta-alanine-activating enzyme isoform X7, whose translation is MGEKAPRCEMPVQLGFPLLGTVVEVRDTNGFTIQEGNGQVFLGGRNRVCFLDDEVRLPRGTMRATGDFVTVKDGEIFFLGRKDSQIKRHGKRLNIELVQRVAEELQYVESCAVTWYNQEKLILFMVSKDNLVKDYIFQELQRHLPSHAIPDELVLIDVLPFTSHGKIDVSELNKIYLNYINVKSECKLNGKEELWEKLQYLWKSILSLSEDLSKVPDESLFLNSGGDSLKSIRLLNEIEKLTGTSVPGLLEMILSSSILEIYNHILHTLFPDEDLTFSKSCATKRKLSDINQEEAGGKSLHQKSAMSLNCNSEIKAFVALSRGSQILSLNTTMSLTKLGHFPSVCSSDLMSQTDIQSLKSLSPPALTGKSENPSFVAIVPKEGKPVIEAEKMELRVRWRSDTGKCVDASPLVVIPAFDKSSATVYIGSHSHRMKAIDLYSGKVKWEQILGDRIESSACVSKCGNFIIVGCYDGLVYVLKSSTGEKYWIFTTEDAVKSSATMDPTTGLLYIGSHDQHAYALDIYKKKCVWKLKCGGTVFSSPCLSLIPHHVYFATLGGLLLAINPASGNRIWKHSCGKPLFSSPQCCLRYVCIGCVDGNFLCFTHLGEQVWQFSTSGPIFSSPCTSPSEQDVFFGSHDCFIYSCNMEGHLRWKFETTSRVYATPFVFHNQSHSNDRLLAAASTDGKLWIVDSQTGQLQSVYELPGEVFSSPVVWESMLIIGCRNNYVYCLDLLGGNKK